The Campylobacter curvus genome includes the window AAAACAATAAACTAAAAAGTAGATTAGAAAATATTGAAGCTGACATAGCGCAAATAGATAAACTAAAACAAAAAGCCGATCAAAGCGATGCCCTACAAAGCAAGCTCGAAGAAGCTAATGCAGATCTAGAAAGCAAAGAAAAAACAAATCAGTCTTTGAAACAAAGAAACGAAGAGCTGGAGGCGTCGCTAAGTAACGAGAATGCCTTAAAGGAAGATAATGATAGTAAACGACTACAAATCGTTAAACTACAAACTTCTATAAATAACAAAGATCAAAGAATATCCAAGCTGGAAGGAGAAGTAAAAGTTAAAGACGAAACGATAGAAAATTTACAGGATAAGTTAACTGTATTAGAAAACTTTAAAACGAAGGTTATTAGTTTTATCTCAAAAATAAGCAATCTAATACCGAATTTTAGTAGGTTGCTAGATGACGAACCAAATGAGGTAAAAAATGAGATACAAGGCAAGATGTATAGTAGGGATGGGATGGAGATGTAGTTAAAGGACTTTTGGGTGCTTGGGCGTAAAAATAGTCTAATTTAAAAATTTTTGCTAAAATTTTAAAAACAAAAAATAGGAGCACAATGGGCAAGATAGATGAAATTTGCAAGTATTTGGACGCTAAATTTAGCTCAAACGGCAAGATACAAAGCGACATCAAAGAGCTATTTATCTACCGAGCAAGTGTGCCGACCGAGTTTTTAACTGGCGTTTACGAGCCGGCGCTTTGCATGGTTTTTAAAGGCTCAAAACTGGCCAAAGTCGGTAATGATTTTTACGAGTACGATGAGCAGCGCTATCTGCTAGCCGCTACGCATATCCCTGCCGTTGCGAAGATCAAAGGCTGCCCGTATCTAGCTATAACGATCAACTTTGAGCTAGAGGATATTTTAAGCGTGATCGAGAGCATTGGCGGCGCCGAGAGCAAAAAGGGCGAGTTTGCAGGGCTAGCTCTTGGGGCAGTAGATGATGAGCTGCTTGAAGCCGTATTTAAATTTATCCGTTTGCTAGAGCGCCCAAACGATGCTAAATTTTTAGCAAAGCTCGCGATAAAAGAAATTTTATACATACTCTTAAAGGGCGAAAACGGCGATTTCCTACGCCAATACGTAATGCTAGAAACTATAGAAAACCGCGTCACGCGCGCTGCTAAAGAGATAAAATCAAACTACGCCGAGGCAATAAATATCGAAAATTTAGCCAAAAAGCTCGGTATCAGCGCATCGTCGCTATATCATAACTTCAAGCGTATTACGGCGCTTAGTCCGCTTCAGTTTCAAAAAAAGATCCGCCTCGAAGAGGCAAAAAATCTCTTGATAAATCAAAATTTAGAGGCCGCAGAGGCCGCATTTGCCGTCGGTTACGCGAGCCCGTCGCAGTTTAATAGAGAGTACTCCAGGATGTTTGGCATGCCTCCTAAGGCGCACGTCTTAGCCATAGCTGGCGCTTAAATTTAGTGCGGGCAAGGTCTACTGTCTCTCGTTGATTTTACCTCCCAAGCTCCTTTTGTCTAAAATTTACATTTTTGCCCCACCCTAACTACAAATTTGATCTAAATTTTGTATTTTTTATAATATTTGCAGAAATAGGCAATGATTTTGCAGGATCGTTCTACCTCCTTTTTTTTAAAACCGTTATAATCACTTCAGTTAAAAAATTAAAATTACAAGGAGCAAAAATGCAGTATTTAACATTAAACGACGGCAACAAAATGCCGATTTTAGGCTACGGAGTGTATCAGGTGGAGCCTGCAGAGGCTCAAAGGTGCGTTGAGGATGCGATTGGCGTGGGTTACCGTCTCATCGACACCGCACAGGCTTATTACAACGAAGAGGGCGTTGGCGCGGCGGTTAAAACGGCAATAGCCGGCGGCGTGAAACGCGAGGAGCTTTTTATCACCACAAAGCTTTGGATCAGTGACGTAAGCGAGGAACGGGCGCTAAAAGCCTTTGAAGCGTCGATGAAAAAGCTAGGGCTTGACTATCTCGATTTGTATCTCATCCATCAGCCATATAGCGACACTTACGGCGCGTGGCGAGCAATGAGTAGGCTTAAAAAAGAGGGCCGCATCCGCAGCATCGGCGTTAGCAACTTTAACGCGGGTCAAATTATGGACTTTACGATAAACAACGAGATAAAGCCCGCGATAAATCAGATCGAGTGCAATCCTTTTCACCAGCAGCTCGCAGCGCAGGCGAATTTAAAAGAGCTCGGTATCGCGATGCAAAGCTGGGCGCCGTTTGGCGAGGGCAGAAAGGATATATTTAGCAATGCGGTTCTAAAAACGATCGCACAAAAGCAAGGCAGAAGCGTGGCTCAAGTGATTTTACGCTGGCTCGTGCAGCGCGGTATCGTCGTCATACCAAAGAGCGTAAGCAAAGAGCGCATGGCGGAAAATTTCAATATATTTGACTTCTCGCTAAGCGAGGCGGATATGCAAACGATCGCAGGGCTAGACGATGGTGCGAGCCTATTTTTCGATCACAGCGATCCGCAGATAGTAAAGATGTTAAATAATTTTTCGAGATAAGTTCGGCTTTGCCGGCTAAATTTAAAAAGGTTAAATTTTAAAAAGTTTTTGATTTCGGCGCTATTTGCGGCGGCGCTAGCGGGAGGGCAGATGAACGAGAGCTTTACAAAAGAGAGCAAAATTTCAGACGTCGTCCGTGATGCGGCGTTTGGTGATTACGGCAGGCTGCTTTTCCCTACGCACAAGGGTTATTTTAGCGACAATACGGCTAGAGCAGCAAATTTAATAGCGTAAGAGAGCATCGCGAAAAATATAGACAAAGGAGAAAAGATGCAAGAAAAGCAAGTTTTGGTTAAAAAGGAAAATCTCGCCGTTTATGATAAGGTGAGCGATAAAATTTTTGCAGGCGGACTGCCTAAAGTCACGCTACTTTTTGCTGCGACGCCTTACGCAAATACAGGAGCGGCGCTGGTGCATTTTCCGCGCGGAGTTCGCACGGCGTGGCATACGCATCCTGCGGGTCAAAATTTAATCGTAACGCAGGGTAAAATTTACACCGGTACGGCGGATGGGATCATACAAATCGCTCGTCCGGGCGACGTAGTGCTCTGCCCACCTGGCGTCAAACACTGGCACGGAGCCGGACTGCACGAAGACGGCGAGCATATCGCGGTAACCTTTGAAAAGGACGGCAAAAACGTAACGTGGCTTGAGCATCTAAGCGAGGATGAGTATAAAAGCCTCGTCGAAAAAGCGGACGAGTCAAAAAAGTAGACTAAATAATCAACGCGCACTTACTATTATCGGTTACATATAAGCTTTTAATGATTGTTTGTTAAAAGCTTTCCGATAAAAAAACTTGGACGTTTTATTGACGAAAAATTATTTTTTGGTCGATAAAGTTTCGTCTAAGTTTTTATATTTTTCTTTTGCTCGGCCAAAGAAAAATATCGGCCGTCTGCCAAGACCTTACAGCAAACTTATTTGAGTTTGCTAAATAAGTATTATCATACATACTATAAAAAAATTACTTGATGCTTGTATATTGATAGATGATATTATTTTACGAATGTGTCAAGAAGGAAAAATAGTTTCTTGGTAACTTTAAATAAAATAAATATTGTTTTTTAATATTAAAATTTATTTTTAATATTTACTTAAGTAATAGATATAACGAGTTGGTTTTTTTATAATTTCCACACAAGCTCGCATGATTCTTGGTGTCTTTATAAATTTTAAAAATTTTGTGAAAAAACATGCTAAAATCATCTCAAGCTTAAAAATTTGCTACATAAAATTTTATTTTGCTACAAACATTAAGCTATATTTTATGAAAGGTGACTGCAATATAATATTGTAGAAACATCGTAGTTTAGGTATTTTTGGTGTCACGGGGGAGACTTGAACTCCCGACCTCCGGCTTATGAGACCAGCGCTCTAACCAGCTGAGCTACCGTGACTACAAAATAATGAGTGCGTGGATTATACAATCTGCGAACTTATTTTTAGCTAAAATTTAGCAAATTTTAAATTTCAGTAAATTTGGCCGAAATTTAGAGCTTCAAGCGCCTTTAAATCGCTCCACTCACATCTTAAAAAGCAAGCTCTCATCAAACGCGCACGATCTCATCTCAAGCTACTTGACGAAAAATTCCTGTGCCGCGCTTTTATCGACAGGTTCTACTTCTAAAATTTTATCTGCGATCGTTACTTTGTAAGTCCTGTCCTTGGCGGCCTTTGTATAAGCGAGCGCGAGACGAGCGGCAAAGCGCATATCTTCATCGTCAGCTCCTACGCTTAAGAAGCTTCTAGCTCCTACGATATCGTCATTTTCATCAAATTTTACGGCGTTAAATTTATCGTTTGGATTAACTTCAAGTGCGCTATTGTCCGCTTCGTCGCGCCCTATGACTAACTTTGCGCCGTTTTTTAGGCGCAAATGACGCCCCAGCTTTAGCCATGTAACGTCGATATCGCGCATCTGCGCGTCAAATTTCAGATAGTCTTTTATCTTTACGGCGAAGCTATCGATAGTGAGCAAACACCCGCCGCCCGGCGTCGCATAGTCTTCAAAGCCAAATTCCGCCGCCATTTTTAGTTGCGGTTTTCTGTCGCGCCCACTTATGGCCATCAGCTTTTCGCGATCGACCCAGCCCTCGCGCTCGGGCTTTGTAGGGGCTAAGAGCTTCGCGCACATCGGACGAAGCACGAGGTCGTTTTCATCGTCTGCTAGGCGCTTGACCTGAAATAGCGCCTCCCTACGCTGACTCATCGGCCGCTGCCCCAAGACCTCGCCCGTGATGATAAAGTCCGCCCCCTCGCTTTTTAGCATATTTAAGGCGGTCTTAAACATATATCCGTGGCAGTCGATGCAGGGGTTAAACTGCTTGCCGTAGCCGTATTTCGGGCTAAAAAGTACATCGCGTAGATACTCGTTTCGCATATCTACGACCTTAAATTTCGCCCCGGCTAAATTCGCCCGGCGCTCTAAAACGGCGTGTTTGTCCTCATCCACGCCAAAGCCGGTATCCATATAAAGCGCCACGACCTCGATGCCTTGATCGCTGATGATCTTCATCGCGAGCATACTGTCAAGCCCACCACTAAATAACGCTAATGCCTTCATCCTAACTCCATTTTAAAGCCAAAATACTACTTAAAATTTGAAATTTTGTAAAGATGGCGCGGTAAGTGGCGGGGGTGAAATTAAAATTTCACCCCTTTGCGGCTAGTTTTACTATCTCTTTTATCACCTCACTCGCGGCTCTTAGCGATCTGACCGGCAGGTATTCGTAAATGGAGTGAAAGTTATGCCCACCGGTAAAGATATTTGGCGTAGGCACGCCCTTGCTAGAGATCACCGCTCCGTCGTATCCGCCGCGCATAGGCTTGATCTTTGGCGCGATATCGAGGTTTTTAAAGGCTTGCTTAGCCAGCACTATCGCCGGCGCACTCTCGTCTTTTAAAAAGCTATAAACGTTTTTGTATCTGTCATTTAGCGTGATCTCGATGCGGCCGTCCCAAACGACGTTCAGGCCATCGGCTAAATTTTGCAAAAACTGCATCCGCTCTTTGTATTTTTGCTCGTCAAATTCTCTTATATCAAGCTTTAGGATCGTTTTCGCGCTGTTTCCGCTAAGCTCCTTGACCCAAAAATACCCTTCCTTGCCCTCGGTGTATTCGGGTGCTTCGCCGCCAGGTAGGAGCGAGATAAATTTATGCGCCATCAAAAGCGAATTTACGAGCTTTCCTTTGGCGTTCATCGGATGAGCCGAGACGCCTTTAAATGTAAGCACGCAGTCCCCGGCGTTCCAGTTTTCATAGATGAACTCGCCTATCTCGCAGCAGTCCAGACAGTATCCAAAATCAGCCCCCAGCTTGCTCGCATCAAGCGCCTTTGCACCGCGCAAACCCTGCTCCTCGTCAGGCACGAAGCAAGCGATCACCTCGCCATGCTTGACGTCCGGATTTTTCACGAAATATTCAAGCGCATTTACGATGCTGGCGATCGCGGCTTTGTCGTCCGCTCCTAAAAGGCTGGTGCCGTCAGTCACGACGATATCGTCTCCTACATAGTTTTCAAGCTCGGGATTATCACTAAATTTTAGGAAAATTCCAAGCTCGTCGTTTAAGCAGATGTCGCCGCCCTCGTATTTTACGATCTTGGCTTTCGTGTCGGCTGTTTGCTCTGCGCTCGTATCAAGATGTGCGAAAAAGGCGATCTTGGGCGAAATTTTATCGTGATTTGCCGGGATTTTGGCGATCAATATCGCTCTTTCATCGAGGCTGATATCTTTTATGCCAAGCGCTTCCAGCTCGCTTTTTATGAGTTTGACCAGCTCGAGCTCGGTAGGGTTTGACGGCATGATACCTGCTGCGCCGTTAGCTCTGTTTGTGGTCGTGTTTATCTTGGTGTAGTTTAAAAATCTCTGCACTATATCCATGCCCGCCTCCTAAATTTAGATAACGAAAAATGCGATCGCTACGACTGAAAGCAGCATACCTAAAAACGTTCGCTTCGCAAGTTGGATAGGATTTACCATGGCAAGTCCGGCGCACACGATAGCAGCTCCCGCGATAGGCGATGCACTCCTACCAAGCGCTCCTGAAATAGCAGCCGCCATACCAAGCTTATCTTGCGCAAAGCCAAGATCGGCTGCGTGGATAGTGACGGCTTGGTTGAACGCAAATGTAGCCGCATCGCCAGAGCCCGTGACTACGCCCATGATGAAAGGCACGAAAGTACCGCCGAATTTCACATAGCTTTGATCGACTTTTAGCCACTCGATGACCACATCTATCGCTCCGCAAGCCTTTAGTCCCGCGACAAATACCCCGGCTGCGATGATGATGCCCATGATGTCGGCGTAGGCTTTTCCCATGCCGTTAAAAAATTCCTTCGTTATCTTCTCTGGATTTGTAAGAGTCGCTACGATAGTGACGATAGCGCCTAGTATCATCGCCTCAGCCACGCCCATTTTGGTCCATTTGAGCAGCTCTATCTTACTTAGCTCCGTTCCGCCCACGACTAATATCGCCAAAGGAACGAGTGGCATGAGCGCATATATCAAATTTACCTTAAATTCGCTGGCTTCAGGCTGGACGGCATCGCTCTCGTTCATATAGTTTTTGCCTTTGGTATAGTCTTTAAAAACGACCGCCATCACCATCATAACGACCAAAACTATCGCAAGAGCGATAAACGCACTTGGAATTTGCACCTTGATGACGTCTTGGACGGTGTAGGTCTCGACGCTTTTCTTTACTAGATCGGTCACATAGATGTTGTGAGCCGAGCCGGGGCTCAAAACGCCGCCGAATGTGCCGGCAAGCACGGCTGCACCAGCCATCGCAGGATGAACGCCGCTAGCCATGAGTAAAGGTATGAGAGTAGCTCCGACGACAGCCGAGCAGCCGGCGGCCGAAGGTATCGCGATGTTGATGAAATACGTCAGTATCGTAGTCATCGGTATCAAAACAAAGCCGATATTTCTAAGCGGTCTTGTTAGCAGCGTGACAAGGTGCTGGTCGCATTTGGTGTATTTCATAACAAAGGCAAAGCCCATGCTAGCGCAAATAGCCTTTATGAGCCCGGCTTTAGTCATATACTCGGTAAATGCGCTCAGAGCACCCATCGGCTTTAACGCCACTACGCAAAGTATCAGACCCACGGCTATAAGCACGGTTTTGGTCTCTCTTTTTTTGATCAAAAGATATATGACGGCGATGACGCCTAAGACCGATAAGATCAACTTTAAAGTCTGCATTCTCTCCCCCTTTAAATTTTAAATTTGCTTCCTGATTTGATGTATGAGATCTCTTTGCCGTAAGCGAATTTCAAAATATCGCTATATCCGATCACCTCTGCTTGGTCGCCCTTTATGACAAGCGCCGTGCCTTCTGGCAGCGCATAGACGATATCTTTTTTGTTCGCTATCAAAAACTCCTCCAGCCTCTCCTCTCTGCTCTCGCCGTTATGACCTGAAATTTTACCGCTGATGAAGTGAGGATTGATCTGATAAGGGAATAAATTTAGCGCTTTAAACGAGCGAGGCCTGATGATAGGCATGTCGTTTGTAGTCATCATCGTCTTGCCCGCGATATTCGCTCCTGCGGACCAGCCGAAGTATTTCGCGCCCTTTTCTACGGCCTCTTTTATAGGTTCGATGAGGCCGAATTTATAAAGATCATGTAGTAGCATGAAGGTATTGCCGCCACCCACGCAAATGCTTCTTGCGCCCTTTATCGCCGCCTTTTTATCCTCGTAGTGATGTATGGATTTGATATTTTTGTTTTTTAGACGGTCGATGACCTTTTGCTCGTATTCGTCGTTCGTTCGCCTGACTCCGGCGTATGGGATAAATAAAATTTCATCCTTGCCCGCGTCGCCTAAAAAGTCCTTGACCCAGTTTTTGCAGTGGCGCAGATAGCCGGTGTCTTGGTAGCTTGAAGCGCTGATCAATAAAGCATTTTTCATCTCTCCTCCTTATTTGTTTGAATTTAGCGCATAAGCGCATCGTAAAAATACATCGACCCCTGCCATCAGCGAGTCCTCGTCAAAGTCGAATTTCGCGTTATGATGGCCTGCTTTTAGGCTCGTGCCTATCATCAGATAGCCGCTTTTGCCGCCGCTGTTTTGCACGGCGTGCATAAAGTGAGCGAAGTCCTCGCACGCGCTGAAATCAGACTCGCGCTTGATCTTGTCATCATCTATAAATGGCGACGCCAAAGCCGCGTCGTAATAAATTTGCGTCACCTCTTCGCTACTGTCGCCGCCTGCCGTGCCTCCAGTTATGGTTATCTCGCTGCTGACGCCGTAAATTTTACAAACGCCATCGACTATGTCTTTACAAGCGTTGAACATAAATTCATTAAGCTCGGTCGTCTCGCCTCTAGTCTCGCACGCTAGATAGCCGTTTGGAGCGATGACGTTGCGCCCTTCGCCCGCACGCAAGACACCCACGTTTATGCGAGTCACGCCTTTTGCGTTTCTAGTGATGCCGTGCATGTTTAGAGCCATTTGAGCGGCAGCTAGCAAGGCGTTTGCACCCTCTTGAGGAGCACCCGCCGCATGAGCCGAACGACCCGTGAGCTTCACGTCAAATTTCGTCGTAGCCAGCAGCTTTTTAGTACCGCATATCAAAGCCCTCGGCTCGGTCGATTGAAAGCCGATATGACCGCCAAAGAGATAATCCACCCCCTTCAGCACTCCGGCCTTTTCCATCGCCACAGCACCTCTAGTGCCCTCCTCTGCAGTCTGAAAGATAAATTTAAATTTGCCGTTTAGATCGTTTAAATTTTCCTTTATGAGCTTAGCTAGCGCTAGCCCCATCGTGATATGTCCGTCATGTCCGCAAGCGTGCATACATCCGGGTTTATCCGAGCTAAAGCCCTCTTTCGTCGGTCTATGACTATCCTCGCCACACTCGGTCACATCGACGCAGTCGATGTCGAACCTATAAGCGATACATTTCCCCTTCCTGCCCGTATCGATAGTGGCTACAAGCCCGGTCAGTCCGTCCTCCATAGCATCTAAAAATTTAGCCTCATCGGCGTTTAAAAGCGTTCGCGCGCGCTTTATCGCCTCCTCACACTGTTGCTTACTGCCAAGGCCTAGCCTAGCCTCCGGCACGACGACCTCGCGCCCCAGCTTGACCTCGTAGCCTAAATTTCGCATCCTGTTTGCGATGACGGCGGTCGTGAAAAACGTGAACCAGCCGGTCTCCGGGTGCGAGTGGAAAAAGCGTCGATCGGCTACCAGCTCGTCCTTTAGGGCCAAGACCCTATTTGCGATCTCATCCATATCCTGCTCCTTAGTTTTGTGATAGTTTTATCATTGCAGCGGCTAAAATTTCAGTCGCTTTGAACGCATCATCGAAATTTATGCTCTCATTTATGTTATGGCTGATGCCGTCCTTGCACGGGATGAAGAGCATGCCCACAAGCTTTGCGATGCCCGGCATATTCATCGCGTCATGCCCGGCTCCGCTTGGAAGCCTCAGCGTCTTTATGCCTAGGCTTTTCGCCTCGTTTTCGAGCAAATTTATGACCTCGTCGCTAAGTCTTACCGGCGTATCTTTGATGAGCTCTTTTATCTCGTAGCTAAAATTCAGCTCTCGCGAAAGATCTTGCACGAAAGCTCTAAGCTCTTTATCAAGCGCCTCAAGATCGCTTTTATCGATGTCTCTTATATCCACGCCAAGCCTCACTTCGCCCGGCACGACGTTTAAAACGCCGGGCTTTGTCTGAGCGTAGCCGATCGTCGCTACGGCAGTCTTTTTAGCTCGGGCGAAATTTTGCGCGGCGATGATGATGTGACTGGCCGCCACGAGCGCATCGTTTCGCATATTCATAGGCGTAGCGCCGCTATGATCGGCTCTGCCCCGCACTAAAATCTCATAACGTATAGGCGCTGCGATACCAGTGACTATGCCTACGGGGATGTTTTGCCTCTCTAGCACCGGACCTTGCTCGATGTGAAGCTCGAGATAGCTGTGAAAAGTGCCCTTTGGTAGCAAGGCATCGGCTAAATTTTGTGGCCTTAAGCCAAAATCCCTCATCGCATCATAAAGCGAGACGCCGCTCTCGTCCTTTAGCTCGTGCAGCCTTGAAAGAGGCAGTTTGCCGCTTACTATTTTACTACCTATGGTCGCCATCTTAAAGCGACTGGACTCCTCGCAGCAAAACACGATGAGCTCAAGAGGGTGCTTTAGCTTCACACCGCTTTCTTTGATCGCTCGCATGGCTTCAAGTCCGGTCATGACACCTAGCGTGCCGTCATAAAAGCCGCCAAACGGCACGCTATCTACGTGCGAGCCCACGCTCACGGCGGGTAAATTCAGCTCGCTCACGTCGTCAAATTTCGCGTAAATGTTGCCCACCGCGTCCTCTTTTAGGCTAAAACCGGCCTCTTTGACGAGCGATATCAGATACTCTCTTGCCTGCTTGTCCTCCTTTGTGAAGGCAAGCCTCGTCAGTCCTCCGCCCTTTAAGGCGCCAAATTTAGAAATGGCTTCAAATTCGCCTTGAAGCCTCTTGCGATTTATCATGCGCACTCCTAAAATAAAAATAAATTTAAATTATTTTATTACTTTTGTAATTTTAGCACTATTTGGTAATTTTGTAGTAAAAAGCCCGAAATTTATCTATGAGTTGCGGATCTGAAATTTTAGATTATTGATTATGGCGGCTATCTTTTGCAGCTTTTCTATCTTGTCGGAGTCGCTACTAGAGCGGATGTGAAGCTGTAAATTTTCATAAAATTTTATCTTTAGATTTGCTATGGCCGACAGTAGCTTTTTCTCATCGCCAATTACCATCGCACTCTCGTCAAGCTCGATCTCGCGCAGTAAAATTTCATCGCTCTCGCCGCTGTTAGACAAGATCGCTCTAAAGCCCTCTTTATGATGTAAAAAATACTTCTCATCTATCGTATCTAGCACGATCGCAGCGAAATTTTCATTAAAAAGCATGCTCTTTAAGATCGAAATTTCAAGGATGTCTTTTTGAGCGCGAGCGATAGGCCTATTTATGAAATTTTGGCTATTTGGCTGTGTGTTTTGCGCCCTTACGCCGCCTAAAGAGAACGAACTCATATCTATGCCAAGCAAGCTGGCGACTAACGGAGCATAGCTGGAAGCGACGATATTTTTTAGATTTTTCGTGTAGGCCTCGATCTCTTCAAGGCACTTTTGCTTTTGAACGGGGCGCGTTAGATCGTAGTTTTTGGCTATTTGACGGATATAAAATTCTCCAAGCTCCACACCTGAAGCAAAAAGCTCCTCAAGCTCCTTTATCCGCCCTGCAAAGACCATGTCGGCAGGATCGGCTCCACCTGCGATGATGACGACGCTACCGTCTATTTCGTTCAGGCTTAAAAGATGAGAGGACTTTATCGCCGCATTTATGCCCGCTGCGTCGCCGTCAAAGCAAAGCACGACGTTTATATCATCTCTTTTTAAAAGTGGCAGGTGTTTTTCGGTTAGAGCCGTGCCAAGCACCGCTACGGCGTTTGTAAAGCCCGCAAAATGCAACATTATGACATCAAGATAGCCCTCGGTGATGATGATCTGCTTTTTCTCGAAAATTTTTTGTTTCGCCAAATGATAGCCGTAAAGCAACTTTGACTTGTCAAAGACCGCACTTTGGGGAGAATTTACATATTTTGCGGGATTGTTCGAGATCGTGCGTCCGCCAAATCCCACGAGCCTTCCCGTGTGATTATAGATAGGAAAGGTTATGCGACTGATGAAGCTCGCGTAAATTCCGCGTTCGTTTTGCTTTACGATGCCGACCTCCAGCGCCTCGGACGGCTCGATCTTTTCGTTTTCCAGTAGCCTTATAGTCTGCGCGCTATCGCCCGCCCAGCCAAGCTCGAAGCGCTCTATCATCGCGTCGTTTATGCCCCGCGAGTAGATGTAGCGCACCGCCTCGTCGTTTTTGTAAAAGGCGCTTCTATAAAATGCATTCACGTTTTCAAGGATATGCTTGTTCTCTTTGGGGGCGAAATTTCGCTCGCTGGTGTATTCGAGGCTGAAATTTGAAATTTGAGCGATCTTTTCGATAGCTTCTACATAGTTTAGCTTTTCATAATCCATCACGAATTTTATCGCGTCGCCTCCGGCCTTGCACGCGAAGCAGTGGAAGATCTGCTTGCTTTGGCTGATGCTCATACTAGGGTTCCTGTCGTCGTGAAACGGGCAGATGCATTTGAAATTCGCACCCATTTTACGCACAGAGATGTAGTGTGAGATGATGTCTACGATGTCGATTTGATCTTTAAGCTTTTGTATGGATTTTGGCTCTATCATAAGCGAAATTATACTATGGCTTTGCTATAATGCAAGTAAATTTTAAACTTAAAGCAGCAACGTGGATATATTTTTTATAGAGCATAGAGACCCGATATTTAGCCTCATCGTGCTTTTTAGCATCGTTTTGATGATAGCCGCACTTAGCTATGCGTGGGGCATATTTTCCAGCAAAGACGAGAAAAAAAAGATCGAGAAATTTATCAAAAAATTTGACAGTCAAAGCGCTATCAGCGAGCAACATAAGCAAATTTTGCTAAGCCCCGAGGTCGATAGCCAAAGTCTGAGCGTGCTTGGTATGACCTTTGCTAAAAACGGCGACTTTGAAAAGGCGATCAGCGTCTATCTCATCGCGCTTTCAAAGGTCAAGGACAAAAACGAGAAAGAATTCATCCTAAACGAGCTTGGCGAGGTTTATTTTAAGGCCGGCTTTTTGAAGCGTGCGGACGATATATTTTTAGAGGCGCTGAAGCTCTCGCCGCGAAATGCGGTCGCTCTTCGCTTTTTAACGATGATAGACGAGAAGCTAAAAAACTATGACGAGGCGCTTTATGCGCTAAATTCCCTAGAAGAGCTGGGCGTGAGCGTTCGCGCTCAAAAGGCCTATATAAAGGCCATAGCGATCCTTGACGATAAGAATTTGGACACGAAGCAAAAGAGCGATAAAATTTTAGCTTTAAGTAGCGACTTTGCGCTTTTAAAACGCATGGTGATGCAGATCCTCATAAAAAACGGGCTAAATTTAAGCGAATTTAAAAATTTCCCGCCTTTAGACGAAGTCATAGACCTCATCTATCTGCAAACCAAGCCCGTAAATTTAAGCGACGACGAGTATAGGGCGCTGTTTTACGCGAAGGGCTTGATCGATGAGAAGTGCGATATAAAGGGCTTTGAGCTAAATGTCATAAAACATCTGAACGACGCTGGCTACAAAGGTGCGACACTAAGCTTCAACTACGTTTGTAAAAGCTGTAAAAACTCCTTTCCTATGCACTTTTACCGCTGTCCGATGTGCCACGAGCTAGGAAGTGTCAAAATTTTGCCTCATATCAC containing:
- a CDS encoding cupin domain-containing protein translates to MQEKQVLVKKENLAVYDKVSDKIFAGGLPKVTLLFAATPYANTGAALVHFPRGVRTAWHTHPAGQNLIVTQGKIYTGTADGIIQIARPGDVVLCPPGVKHWHGAGLHEDGEHIAVTFEKDGKNVTWLEHLSEDEYKSLVEKADESKK
- the dcuC gene encoding C4-dicarboxylate transporter DcuC; translated protein: MQTLKLILSVLGVIAVIYLLIKKRETKTVLIAVGLILCVVALKPMGALSAFTEYMTKAGLIKAICASMGFAFVMKYTKCDQHLVTLLTRPLRNIGFVLIPMTTILTYFINIAIPSAAGCSAVVGATLIPLLMASGVHPAMAGAAVLAGTFGGVLSPGSAHNIYVTDLVKKSVETYTVQDVIKVQIPSAFIALAIVLVVMMVMAVVFKDYTKGKNYMNESDAVQPEASEFKVNLIYALMPLVPLAILVVGGTELSKIELLKWTKMGVAEAMILGAIVTIVATLTNPEKITKEFFNGMGKAYADIMGIIIAAGVFVAGLKACGAIDVVIEWLKVDQSYVKFGGTFVPFIMGVVTGSGDAATFAFNQAVTIHAADLGFAQDKLGMAAAISGALGRSASPIAGAAIVCAGLAMVNPIQLAKRTFLGMLLSVVAIAFFVI
- a CDS encoding aldo/keto reductase, whose protein sequence is MQYLTLNDGNKMPILGYGVYQVEPAEAQRCVEDAIGVGYRLIDTAQAYYNEEGVGAAVKTAIAGGVKREELFITTKLWISDVSEERALKAFEASMKKLGLDYLDLYLIHQPYSDTYGAWRAMSRLKKEGRIRSIGVSNFNAGQIMDFTINNEIKPAINQIECNPFHQQLAAQANLKELGIAMQSWAPFGEGRKDIFSNAVLKTIAQKQGRSVAQVILRWLVQRGIVVIPKSVSKERMAENFNIFDFSLSEADMQTIAGLDDGASLFFDHSDPQIVKMLNNFSR
- a CDS encoding AraC family transcriptional regulator — translated: MGKIDEICKYLDAKFSSNGKIQSDIKELFIYRASVPTEFLTGVYEPALCMVFKGSKLAKVGNDFYEYDEQRYLLAATHIPAVAKIKGCPYLAITINFELEDILSVIESIGGAESKKGEFAGLALGAVDDELLEAVFKFIRLLERPNDAKFLAKLAIKEILYILLKGENGDFLRQYVMLETIENRVTRAAKEIKSNYAEAINIENLAKKLGISASSLYHNFKRITALSPLQFQKKIRLEEAKNLLINQNLEAAEAAFAVGYASPSQFNREYSRMFGMPPKAHVLAIAGA
- the pepT gene encoding peptidase T; the encoded protein is MDIVQRFLNYTKINTTTNRANGAAGIMPSNPTELELVKLIKSELEALGIKDISLDERAILIAKIPANHDKISPKIAFFAHLDTSAEQTADTKAKIVKYEGGDICLNDELGIFLKFSDNPELENYVGDDIVVTDGTSLLGADDKAAIASIVNALEYFVKNPDVKHGEVIACFVPDEEQGLRGAKALDASKLGADFGYCLDCCEIGEFIYENWNAGDCVLTFKGVSAHPMNAKGKLVNSLLMAHKFISLLPGGEAPEYTEGKEGYFWVKELSGNSAKTILKLDIREFDEQKYKERMQFLQNLADGLNVVWDGRIEITLNDRYKNVYSFLKDESAPAIVLAKQAFKNLDIAPKIKPMRGGYDGAVISSKGVPTPNIFTGGHNFHSIYEYLPVRSLRAASEVIKEIVKLAAKG
- a CDS encoding argininosuccinate synthase domain-containing protein; translated protein: MKALALFSGGLDSMLAMKIISDQGIEVVALYMDTGFGVDEDKHAVLERRANLAGAKFKVVDMRNEYLRDVLFSPKYGYGKQFNPCIDCHGYMFKTALNMLKSEGADFIITGEVLGQRPMSQRREALFQVKRLADDENDLVLRPMCAKLLAPTKPEREGWVDREKLMAISGRDRKPQLKMAAEFGFEDYATPGGGCLLTIDSFAVKIKDYLKFDAQMRDIDVTWLKLGRHLRLKNGAKLVIGRDEADNSALEVNPNDKFNAVKFDENDDIVGARSFLSVGADDEDMRFAARLALAYTKAAKDRTYKVTIADKILEVEPVDKSAAQEFFVK